A stretch of the Tardiphaga sp. 709 genome encodes the following:
- a CDS encoding DoxX family protein, which yields MITNLARRVIGAPFVHWLCLLCLCAAYLQGGLVKAFDLPGAIAEMNHFGLQPAAPFALATIGLELVASLLILGGVLRWLGALSLAGFTLMATFLANRFWELAPPERFMSANSFFEHIGLCGGFLFVAWHDLNDRARKAKP from the coding sequence ATGATCACGAATCTCGCGCGTCGCGTGATCGGTGCGCCCTTTGTGCATTGGCTGTGTTTGCTCTGCCTGTGTGCGGCCTATCTGCAAGGTGGGCTGGTGAAGGCGTTCGACCTTCCGGGAGCGATTGCCGAGATGAACCATTTCGGACTGCAGCCGGCAGCGCCCTTCGCGCTGGCGACGATCGGGCTCGAACTGGTTGCCTCGCTATTGATTCTCGGTGGCGTGTTGCGCTGGCTCGGTGCACTCTCGCTGGCAGGCTTTACGTTGATGGCGACATTTCTGGCGAATCGGTTCTGGGAGCTGGCCCCACCAGAGCGCTTTATGAGCGCCAATTCGTTTTTCGAACATATCGGCCTGTGCGGCGGCTTCCTGTTCGTCGCATGGCATGACCTTAATGACCGCGCCAGGAAGGCAAAACCATGA
- a CDS encoding MFS transporter: MSGAAEPAKATSAFAPFRQSIFAVIWVATVMGNTGSFMRDVASSWLVTDLSAAPAAVTMIQAAGTLPIFLFAIPAGVLSDILDRRKFLIAVQVLLALVSATLMMLSYYGLLTVNLLIGLTFIGGVGAALVGPTWQAIVPELVPRQDIKSAVALNSLGINVSRSIGPAAGGILLATFGAAVTYGADVISYMFVIVALLWWPRAKAENDVLSEKFFGAFRAGLRYTRSSRELHIVLLRAAIFFAFSSSIWALLPLVARNLLGGDASFYGVLLGAVGVGAIGGALVLPQLRAKLDSDVLLLIAALLSACVMAVLSFAPPKWVALPVLLLLGSAWITALTTFSGVAQAVLPNWVRGRGLAVYLMVFNGAMAAGSLGWGAVAQALSLPATLLVSACGLAVAAFIMHRVKLPTGEADLAPSNYWPEPLTSDEVEHDRGPVLILIEYRIARQNRAPFFTGLKRLSEARRRDGAYGWGITEDAADPEKIVEWFLVESWAEHLRQHHRVSKADADVQREMTQYHIGPAAPVVRHFLTLDLKNPMSKLELVNQH; the protein is encoded by the coding sequence ATGAGCGGAGCCGCCGAGCCGGCCAAGGCAACCAGCGCCTTCGCGCCATTCCGCCAATCCATCTTCGCGGTGATCTGGGTCGCGACGGTGATGGGCAATACCGGCAGCTTCATGCGCGACGTGGCGAGCTCCTGGCTCGTTACTGATCTGTCGGCAGCGCCCGCAGCGGTCACCATGATCCAGGCCGCGGGCACGCTTCCGATCTTCCTGTTTGCAATCCCCGCCGGGGTGCTGTCCGATATTCTCGATCGCCGCAAATTCCTGATCGCGGTGCAGGTACTGCTCGCCTTGGTGAGTGCGACGCTGATGATGCTGTCCTATTACGGGCTGCTGACGGTCAATCTGCTGATCGGCCTGACCTTCATTGGCGGGGTCGGGGCGGCACTGGTCGGGCCGACATGGCAGGCGATCGTGCCGGAGCTCGTGCCGCGACAGGACATCAAGAGTGCGGTCGCGCTGAATTCATTGGGCATCAATGTCTCGCGCTCGATCGGTCCTGCGGCAGGCGGTATCCTGTTGGCGACATTCGGCGCCGCCGTCACCTATGGCGCCGATGTCATCAGCTACATGTTCGTCATCGTAGCATTGCTGTGGTGGCCGCGCGCCAAGGCCGAGAACGACGTGTTATCGGAGAAGTTCTTCGGCGCGTTCCGGGCGGGGTTACGCTACACACGTTCCAGCCGTGAACTGCATATTGTGCTGCTGCGGGCAGCGATCTTCTTTGCATTCTCCAGCTCGATTTGGGCGCTGCTGCCGCTGGTGGCGCGTAATCTGCTGGGTGGCGATGCCAGTTTTTACGGCGTGCTGCTTGGTGCGGTTGGCGTGGGCGCGATCGGTGGCGCGCTGGTGCTGCCGCAGCTCCGCGCGAAGCTCGACTCCGACGTGCTGCTGCTGATCGCCGCGCTGCTATCGGCGTGCGTGATGGCTGTACTGTCCTTCGCGCCGCCGAAATGGGTTGCGTTGCCGGTTCTGCTGCTGCTCGGTTCTGCGTGGATCACGGCGCTGACGACGTTCAGTGGCGTCGCACAGGCGGTGCTGCCGAACTGGGTGCGTGGTCGCGGTCTCGCCGTCTATCTGATGGTGTTCAATGGTGCCATGGCTGCTGGAAGCCTTGGCTGGGGCGCGGTGGCCCAAGCGCTGAGCCTACCGGCGACACTGCTGGTTAGCGCATGCGGTCTCGCCGTCGCCGCCTTCATCATGCACCGGGTGAAGCTGCCGACAGGTGAAGCCGATCTCGCGCCGTCCAACTACTGGCCGGAGCCGCTGACGTCGGATGAGGTCGAACATGACCGCGGCCCCGTCCTGATCCTGATTGAGTACCGAATCGCGCGTCAAAACCGCGCGCCGTTCTTCACCGGGCTCAAGCGCCTCTCTGAAGCGCGTCGTCGCGATGGCGCTTATGGCTGGGGCATCACCGAGGATGCGGCCGATCCGGAGAAGATCGTCGAATGGTTCCTTGTGGAATCATGGGCGGAGCATCTGCGGCAGCATCACCGCGTCTCGAAGGCTGATGCCGATGTGCAGCGCGAGATGACGCAATATCACATCGGGCCCGCCGCCCCCGTGGTCCGGCATTTTCTGACGCTGGATCTGAAAAACCCGATGTCGAAGCTCGAACTGGTCAACCAGCACTAG
- a CDS encoding glyoxalase has translation MMRLFKFTAAIVSVALLLAAPQDTWAREAPVRAGFAVGAQYDTTHVYVAPDEVDRFVESFIATFGGKSTKQVVATVTPTPSSTTSQLLLTPAGSVSVFGFKTPIPYPFGHERTGYLVTDIDAAVKAAQGAGADVLVKTFPDPIGRDVVVQWPGGINMQLYWHTTAPSYPELQTVPENRVYVPAGRADQFVKSFVAFSKGSVVSDTAKAPGIEIGRPNDTYRRIRITSKFGKMTVLVTDGVLPYPYGHELTGYEVPSLDETLAKAKTAGAAVLVEPYVADARRAALVKFPGGYVAEIHSAVGK, from the coding sequence ATGATGCGTTTGTTCAAATTCACCGCCGCTATTGTTTCCGTCGCGTTGCTATTGGCCGCGCCGCAAGATACATGGGCGCGCGAGGCGCCGGTGAGGGCCGGCTTTGCCGTCGGCGCGCAATATGACACGACGCATGTCTATGTTGCGCCGGACGAGGTCGATCGCTTTGTCGAAAGCTTCATCGCGACCTTTGGCGGCAAGAGCACCAAACAGGTGGTCGCGACGGTGACGCCGACGCCAAGCAGCACGACATCGCAGCTTCTGCTGACCCCGGCGGGGTCGGTCTCGGTGTTTGGATTCAAGACGCCGATCCCTTATCCGTTCGGTCATGAGCGCACCGGCTATCTCGTCACCGATATCGATGCGGCCGTCAAAGCCGCGCAAGGCGCGGGCGCCGATGTGCTGGTCAAGACATTCCCGGATCCGATCGGCCGCGATGTCGTGGTGCAATGGCCGGGCGGTATCAACATGCAGCTTTATTGGCACACGACGGCTCCGTCCTATCCGGAGCTGCAGACGGTCCCAGAAAATCGCGTCTACGTGCCGGCGGGCCGGGCCGACCAGTTCGTGAAGAGCTTTGTTGCTTTCTCGAAAGGCAGCGTTGTCTCCGACACGGCGAAGGCGCCGGGCATCGAGATCGGCCGCCCCAACGATACCTATCGTCGGATTCGCATCACGTCGAAGTTCGGCAAGATGACTGTGCTGGTGACCGACGGCGTGCTCCCCTATCCTTATGGCCATGAGCTGACCGGCTATGAAGTGCCGTCGCTCGACGAGACGCTGGCCAAGGCGAAGACCGCCGGAGCCGCGGTGCTGGTCGAGCCCTATGTCGCGGATGCACGCCGCGCCGCGCTGGTAAAGTTCCCCGGAGGTTATGTTGCCGAGATTCACTCTGCCGTCGGCAAGTAA
- a CDS encoding alginate export family protein has product MLPRFTLPSASKAWAAATALAFSAALLPLAHADDSAVTPSRPKVLTNRWQEDWSALANPALRTEPFDALKYIPLFVTDPKSYVSLGANLRERFEFNDAPNFGVGNTRGDSYLLQRLQMHVDIRLNENWQIFTQLEDVRTIDKASISPVDQNQLDLRLAFIAYSGALGGGIFKARVGRQDFAFDLQRFVSSRDGPNVRQSFDAMWADYETGLWRFIGFVSQPVQYRFGDVFDDFSGQNFRFSTARIERKVFGDNELSGYYSLFERSSARYLDALGEETRHIFDVRFAGNANGFDWDLEAMGQTGHVGAKDIEAWALGARTGHTFSNVAWTPRIGLQADAASGDGRAGDNTIGTFNPLFPNGYYFSLAGYTGYANLIHLKPTLTVKPVVNLTVTAGVGMQWRQTVADAVYVQPNVAVAGTAGQGSRWTGVYSQLRADYVFNANLTGAVEAVHYAVGDTVRNAGGHDSNYLGLELRYGW; this is encoded by the coding sequence ATGTTGCCGAGATTCACTCTGCCGTCGGCAAGTAAGGCCTGGGCAGCCGCGACCGCGCTGGCCTTCAGCGCGGCGCTGCTGCCGCTCGCGCATGCCGACGATTCAGCGGTAACGCCGTCACGCCCGAAGGTTCTCACCAATCGCTGGCAGGAAGACTGGTCCGCGCTCGCCAATCCGGCGCTCCGGACCGAGCCGTTCGACGCGCTGAAGTATATTCCGCTCTTTGTCACCGATCCGAAAAGCTATGTATCGCTTGGTGCCAATCTGCGCGAGCGGTTCGAGTTCAACGATGCACCGAATTTCGGCGTCGGCAATACGCGTGGCGATTCTTATCTGCTGCAGCGGCTGCAGATGCATGTTGATATTCGGCTAAACGAGAACTGGCAGATCTTCACCCAGCTCGAGGACGTGCGAACCATCGACAAGGCGAGTATCTCGCCGGTCGACCAGAACCAGCTCGATCTGAGACTGGCCTTCATCGCCTATAGCGGCGCGCTGGGTGGCGGCATCTTCAAGGCGCGCGTCGGCCGGCAGGATTTTGCCTTCGATCTGCAGCGCTTCGTGTCGTCGCGTGACGGACCGAATGTGCGGCAGTCATTCGATGCGATGTGGGCGGATTACGAGACCGGGCTGTGGCGTTTCATCGGCTTTGTCAGTCAGCCCGTGCAATATCGCTTTGGCGATGTGTTCGATGACTTCTCCGGCCAGAATTTCCGCTTCAGCACGGCGCGTATCGAACGCAAGGTTTTCGGCGACAACGAACTCTCCGGCTACTACTCGCTGTTCGAGCGATCATCGGCGCGTTATCTCGACGCCCTGGGCGAAGAGACGCGGCACATCTTCGACGTCCGCTTTGCCGGCAATGCCAATGGCTTCGATTGGGATCTCGAGGCGATGGGGCAGACCGGCCATGTCGGCGCTAAGGACATCGAAGCCTGGGCATTGGGCGCCCGCACCGGTCACACATTCTCTAACGTCGCATGGACGCCAAGGATCGGCTTGCAGGCGGATGCGGCGTCAGGTGACGGGCGTGCGGGTGACAACACGATCGGTACGTTCAATCCGCTGTTCCCGAACGGTTACTATTTTTCGCTGGCAGGCTATACCGGCTACGCCAACCTGATCCATCTCAAGCCGACACTGACGGTGAAGCCCGTTGTCAATCTGACGGTGACCGCGGGAGTCGGCATGCAGTGGCGCCAGACGGTTGCCGATGCCGTCTATGTTCAGCCCAACGTTGCCGTTGCGGGCACGGCCGGGCAGGGCAGTCGCTGGACCGGGGTCTATTCGCAGCTTCGGGCGGATTACGTCTTCAACGCCAACCTGACCGGAGCCGTTGAGGCGGTGCATTATGCTGTCGGTGATACCGTGCGGAATGCCGGCGGCCATGACAGCAATTATCTCGGGCTGGAGCTGAGATATGGGTGGTAA
- a CDS encoding histidine kinase dimerization/phosphoacceptor domain -containing protein codes for MWNERDRIAALHRYDILDSASDVDFADFVQIASDICDAPIAAINLIDGDRHWTLTGIGRGDRELPLDHSICAQAIRQTDLFVISDLSSDTRFQNNPLVSGGPRLRFYASALLETQNGLPIGTVCVLDHTPRPDGLSTRQRFTLQALARQIMNQLELRRAMMDITTGNAARERLEASLNEKEALLKEVHHRVKNNLQLISSLLNLQASRISDPITAALFADSRNRVRSMALVHENLYRAGNFAEIEMQTHVLSLCTHLRRAYGRARVEITAESDDVTLDMDRAVSCGLIINELVSNAFKHAFPSKRSGYIKVRFGSRDDGTCILTVADDGIGMPEQFDFIETRSLGLQLVRDLVEQLHGTFSVDRTGGTTCTLTFQAGRSARLAP; via the coding sequence ATGTGGAATGAACGCGATCGCATCGCGGCCTTGCATCGATACGATATTCTCGATTCTGCATCTGATGTGGATTTCGCAGACTTTGTGCAGATCGCATCGGATATCTGCGATGCGCCGATCGCGGCCATCAATCTGATAGATGGCGACCGGCACTGGACCCTTACCGGTATCGGGCGCGGCGATCGGGAACTGCCGCTCGATCATTCGATCTGCGCGCAGGCGATCCGCCAGACGGATCTTTTCGTGATCTCCGATCTGTCTTCGGATACACGCTTCCAGAATAATCCATTGGTGAGCGGGGGTCCCAGGCTCCGCTTCTATGCCAGCGCGCTGCTGGAAACACAGAATGGCCTGCCGATCGGTACCGTTTGTGTGTTGGACCACACGCCGCGCCCGGATGGTCTGTCGACACGCCAGCGCTTCACGCTGCAGGCGCTCGCGCGGCAGATCATGAACCAGCTCGAGCTCCGCCGCGCGATGATGGACATCACAACCGGAAACGCTGCGCGGGAAAGACTGGAAGCATCGCTGAACGAGAAGGAAGCCTTGCTCAAGGAAGTGCATCACCGCGTCAAGAATAACCTGCAACTCATCAGCAGTCTCCTGAATCTGCAGGCGTCGCGCATCAGCGACCCGATCACCGCGGCTCTGTTTGCGGACAGCCGCAACCGCGTGCGGTCGATGGCACTCGTGCATGAAAACCTTTATCGTGCCGGCAACTTCGCTGAGATCGAGATGCAGACCCATGTGCTCAGTCTGTGCACGCATCTGCGCCGCGCCTATGGGCGGGCTCGCGTCGAGATCACGGCCGAAAGTGATGACGTCACGCTGGATATGGATCGCGCGGTGTCCTGCGGCCTTATCATCAACGAGCTCGTGTCCAATGCGTTCAAGCACGCCTTTCCTAGCAAACGCAGCGGATATATCAAGGTTCGGTTCGGCAGCCGCGACGACGGGACATGCATTCTGACCGTGGCGGATGACGGCATCGGGATGCCCGAGCAGTTCGACTTCATCGAAACCAGATCACTCGGTCTGCAGCTGGTGCGCGATCTGGTCGAGCAGTTGCACGGCACTTTCTCGGTTGATCGCACCGGCGGCACCACCTGCACCCTTACATTCCAGGCTGGCCGTAGCGCGAGGCTTGCGCCATGA